A single region of the Gracilibacillus caseinilyticus genome encodes:
- the thiI gene encoding tRNA uracil 4-sulfurtransferase ThiI produces MQYDHIIIRYGELGLKGRNRKIFTTQLAKNVRKALRHFPAIKVDKLRDRMYIVLNGEDPEPIMEICRKIFGIQNMSLAVKVANEPERIKEEALRLLKETKNVRTFKVTTKRSNKEFPIGSQEFNQVLGGHLLVNTDDITVDVHHPDLEITVDIRAEATYLTSRKIPGAGGLPVGSSGKSLLLLSGGIDSPVAGYLTMKRGVQIEAIHFHSPPYTSERAKEKVVDLAEKLASYGHSVKIHVVPFTALQQKIHREIPHGYSMTVMRRMMMRISERVAERNGILSLVTGESLGQVASQTMESMHAINAVTNFPVIRPLVAMDKDEIISISEAIDMYDISIRPFEDCCTVFVPKQPKTKPRLEKVEQFEGNMTFDQDIEEILNAIETIEVEATDQAEEQLEDLL; encoded by the coding sequence GGTGAATTAGGATTAAAAGGCCGTAATCGAAAAATATTTACGACACAGCTAGCTAAAAACGTGCGAAAAGCATTACGTCATTTTCCTGCGATTAAAGTAGATAAGCTGCGAGATCGTATGTATATCGTGTTAAACGGAGAAGATCCAGAACCGATAATGGAAATCTGCCGAAAGATTTTCGGTATTCAGAATATGAGTTTGGCAGTAAAAGTTGCCAATGAGCCTGAAAGAATCAAAGAAGAGGCATTACGATTATTAAAAGAAACAAAAAATGTTCGAACTTTCAAAGTCACTACGAAACGATCTAACAAGGAGTTTCCGATTGGTTCACAAGAGTTTAATCAAGTACTTGGTGGACATTTATTAGTAAATACGGATGACATTACCGTCGATGTACATCACCCTGATCTTGAGATTACCGTAGATATACGTGCAGAAGCAACGTATTTAACATCCAGAAAAATTCCTGGCGCTGGTGGGCTGCCAGTTGGTTCTTCCGGTAAATCACTTCTATTGTTATCAGGAGGAATTGATAGTCCGGTAGCTGGTTATTTAACGATGAAGCGTGGCGTACAGATAGAAGCGATTCATTTCCATTCACCGCCGTATACGAGTGAACGCGCAAAGGAAAAAGTAGTCGATTTGGCTGAGAAATTAGCTTCCTACGGGCACTCTGTAAAAATTCATGTGGTGCCTTTCACGGCATTGCAACAAAAAATTCACCGCGAAATTCCGCACGGTTATTCGATGACGGTGATGCGCAGAATGATGATGCGTATAAGCGAAAGAGTGGCAGAACGTAATGGTATTTTATCACTAGTCACTGGTGAAAGTCTTGGACAAGTAGCAAGCCAAACGATGGAGAGTATGCATGCGATCAATGCGGTGACAAATTTTCCGGTCATTCGTCCGCTAGTCGCCATGGATAAAGACGAAATTATCTCCATATCGGAGGCCATTGATATGTATGATATTTCAATCAGACCTTTTGAAGACTGTTGTACTGTCTTTGTGCCAAAGCAGCCAAAAACCAAACCGAGGCTGGAAAAGGTTGAACAATTTGAAGGTAATATGACGTTTGATCAAGATATAGAAGAGATATTAAATGCCATCGAAACCATTGAAGTAGAGGCAACAGATCAAGCAGAAGAACAGTTGGAAGACTTGCTCTAA